The Synchiropus splendidus isolate RoL2022-P1 chromosome 8, RoL_Sspl_1.0, whole genome shotgun sequence genome has a window encoding:
- the slx9 gene encoding protein FAM207A gives MVGKIKHVRQKLHQQAVKLDVSQDTQQVSFNSCSRDTNISQPEPPHKEKVSAPITFPSGLFQGTVIPTESLKQTLDVKEVPAVPPLAERGPREKKLKPKKEKMKERRERWLNKMRSITKMKADQAAALQRRAMPVVGDMRPLVDALPELSELMAPSSVVPAARARSRKNKLPVKRPQPGVNRMNLAQKRKFLETEASSFSSFAKSLSTKPNPLAEIGEILKKRMKEEEEQDLT, from the exons ATGGTTGGAAAGATAAAGCACGTTCGCCAGAAGCTTCACCAGCAGGCGGTGAAGCTGGATGTGTCGCAGGACACCCAACAAGTTTCCTTCAACTCTTGCAGTCGGgacacaaacatttcacagccCGAACCTCCCCATAAAGAAAAG GTCTCTGCACCCATCACTTTCCCCTCTGGACTTTTTCAAGGCACCGTCATCCCTACAGAGTCTCTCAAACAAACACTCGACGTCAAAGAAGTGCCAGCGGTTCCTCCGCTAGCTGAGAGAG gacccagagaaaAGAAACTCAAACCAAAGAaagagaagatgaaggagaggagggagcgATGGCTCAACA AAATGAGGTCGATTACGAAGATGAAGGCGGATCAGGCTGCAGCGCTGCAGAGACGAGCCATGCCGGTGGTGGGAGACATGAGGCCGCTGGTCGACGCCCTGCCTGAACTCTCTGAGCTCATGGCGCCCTCTTCTGTAGTCCCTGCTGCCCGGGCCCGGAGTCGGAAAAACAAACT ACCGGTGAAGCGACCGCAGCCAGGTGTCAACCGGATGAACCTAGCACAGAAACGGAAATTCCT AGAAACAGAGGCCAGTAGCTTCAGCAGTTTCGCCAAGAGCCTGAGCACGAAGCCAAACCCGCTGGCTGAAATTGGTGAAAtcctgaagaagaggatgaaggaggaggaagagcaagaTCTCACTTAA